Below is a window of Clostridiales bacterium DNA.
CCGCCGGCGTGAAGGCGATCATCTGCACCGCGGACGGGGATACCGCCCACCAGGCCGACCTGGCCGCGAAGAACGCGCCGGGCCTGGAACTGAAACTGATCGTGAACGGCACGCGGGAAGGCTGGCACAACTTCGACGAGGAATACCAGATGTATTCCACCCATTACAACCGCACCGAGGATACCCCCTGCGGCGATGACCTGATGCTGATGTACTTCACCTCCGGCACCACAGGCTATCCGAAGATCGCGGCCCACAGCTACAAGCACCCGCTGGGCCACCTGCATACCGCAAAGTACTGGCACTGCGTGAACCCGAACGGCCTGCACCTGACGATTTCCGACACCGGCTGGGCCAAGGCCGGCTGGGGCAAGATTTACGGCCAGTGGCTGTGCGAGGCGGCAATCTTCGTATACGACTTCGATCGCTTCGACGCGGCGGATATCCTGCCGCTGTTTGCCCGGTACAATATCACCACCTTCTGCGCGCCGCCGACCATGTACCGCATGCTGTGCAAGCAGGACCTGAGCAAGTACGACCTGAGCTCCGTGACCCATGCCTCCAGCGCCGGCGAAGCGCTGAACGCGGAGGTTTACCGGCAGATCGAGAAGCAGACCGGCCTGCAGATCATGGAAGGCTTCGGCCAGACGGAAAGCACCATGATCATCGGCAACCTGGCCGGCGCGAACCACAAGCTGGGTTCCATGGGCAAGGTCGCCCCGATCTACCATGTGTGCCTGCTGGACGCGGACGGCAACCCCGTTCCCGACGGTACGCCGGGTGAGATCTGCGTGGATATCTCCAACGGTATCCCGATCGGCCTGTTCCGCGGCTATTACCGCGACGAGGAAAAGACGAAGGAAGTCATGCACGACGGCTGGTACCATACCGGCGACCTGGCCTGGTGCGATGAGGACGGCTTCTACTGGTACGTGGGCCGCGCGGACGACGTCATCAAGTCCAGCGGGTACCGCATCGGGCCGTTCGAAATCGAGAGCGTGATCATGGAGCTGCCCTACGTGCTGGAGTGCGGCGTGAGCGCGGCACCCGACGAGGTGCGCGGCCAGGTGGTCAAGGCCAGCATCGTGCTGACCAAGGGCACGGAGCCGACCGAAGAGCTGAAGAAGGAAATCCAGAACTACGTCAAGCAGCACACCGCGCCGTACAAGTATCCCCGGATCGTGGTGTTCCGCGACGAGCTGCCCAAGACCGTCAGCGGCAAGATCCAGCGCGCGCTGCTGTAACAGAACCGGTATTATATTGCTCCCTCCATGGAAAACAGTTAAACTGTTTCTATGGAGGGTTTTTTGAAATACAGCCGGCCAAAAAGAAATTTCCATAGAAGAAAACCATTTGTCATTCTGATTCGTCATATAGACGGAACCTGAAAAAGCGCTGTTCAGGAGGGTCTTCGTGCAGCGGACGCGCAAACGAAGATGTGGAGGAGAATAATGTCGTGGATGCTTTGATGTTTCAAGCGGAAGTCAGGCGGATTGAGAAGCTGCTTTACCGCGTCGCGTGGTCCTATATGGGCAATAACGCGGATGTGGAGGACGCGGTACAGGATGCATTGATCAGGGCCTGGGAAAAGAGGGACACGCTGCGGGACCTGAAGCAGTTCAGGCCGTGGATGGCGCGGATCCTCACCAACCGGTGCCGGGACATGCTGCGAAAACGCAAAAAATGGAGCTTCATCCCCCTGGAGGACGCTGCCGCACAGGAAGTGGAACCGCCGGAACCGGATTCGCCGGTGCTGGAGGCGGTGGGGAAGCTGAAGCCGGAGCTGAGGACCCTGGTGACGCTTCATTATGTGGACGGATACTCCATACAGGAAATGGCGGAGGCCCTGGGAATTCCGGAGAACACCGTCAAAACCCGTATGAGGAGCGCACGGAGACAGCTGGGCAGGACCATTCTCCTGGAAAGGGGGGCAGAATGATGAATACCGATGAATTCAAAAAGCAGCTTGCTTCTGTAACCCCCGATGTTCCGGAGCATTTCCACAACCGGGTGGAAATGACGCTGGAGAATATCGTTTTACAGGAGGCACAAATGAAAGAAAGTACAAAACAGGCGATTAAAACCGCCGGACGGTTCAGCGGACGCACGCTGGTGATCGCAATCGCCCTGGTGGTCATGATCGCCGCGGCGGCGCTGGCTGCGACCCAGTGGAACCTGTTCGGGCAGCTGCCGCACCTGGCCGGTGAATCACCGGTGAACGCGGACAGCGTGATGCAGAAGGACCTGCATACGGAAACGGTCAACAATGTGGAGATTTCGATTAAAGAAGCCGGATATGACGGCCGCACCCTGCTGATCCAGCGCAGCTACCGGATACCGGATGCGGAAGAAGCCTTCGGCAAGGAAGAAATGCTCGGTGACGTCGAAGAGAAACTGTATAAAGACTACCATGTCGGCTGGTGGATCGACCATATCTGGTTCAACGGGAAATGCATGAATATGCCGAGCGGCTCGGAAAGCATGATCTCCGGCAGCGACGTCCCCGGGGAAATCATCATCACGGAAGCCTGGCGGCTGTACGA
It encodes the following:
- a CDS encoding AMP-binding protein encodes the protein MTGLNFKIQEMAHRIRELREIENLTIAEMASKTGVTEQEYIDCEMGRSDLNFAFLYRCALAFGVDVGDIIEGSSPNLNSFTVTRKGEGQRIEEAHDMIYYNMAASFRNRIAEPLYVQAAYSPEAEKEDIKLTTHEGQECDIVIEGSLKVQVGEHISILYPGDSIYYDSGTPHGMIAVGGKDCLFYAIVLNPTGAPIPELTPEKAMPGTALQEFPAENGRTRVWHRYADVEKDENGTPTKITFKNTEKFNFAFDVIDAIADEVPNKLAMLHLDREKNEHRFTFNDMKRASNRCANYFKSLGIKKGDRVMLVLKRHYQFWFSILALEKIGAIAIPAVAQLQEHDFEYRFNAAGVKAIICTADGDTAHQADLAAKNAPGLELKLIVNGTREGWHNFDEEYQMYSTHYNRTEDTPCGDDLMLMYFTSGTTGYPKIAAHSYKHPLGHLHTAKYWHCVNPNGLHLTISDTGWAKAGWGKIYGQWLCEAAIFVYDFDRFDAADILPLFARYNITTFCAPPTMYRMLCKQDLSKYDLSSVTHASSAGEALNAEVYRQIEKQTGLQIMEGFGQTESTMIIGNLAGANHKLGSMGKVAPIYHVCLLDADGNPVPDGTPGEICVDISNGIPIGLFRGYYRDEEKTKEVMHDGWYHTGDLAWCDEDGFYWYVGRADDVIKSSGYRIGPFEIESVIMELPYVLECGVSAAPDEVRGQVVKASIVLTKGTEPTEELKKEIQNYVKQHTAPYKYPRIVVFRDELPKTVSGKIQRALL
- a CDS encoding RNA polymerase sigma factor translates to MFQAEVRRIEKLLYRVAWSYMGNNADVEDAVQDALIRAWEKRDTLRDLKQFRPWMARILTNRCRDMLRKRKKWSFIPLEDAAAQEVEPPEPDSPVLEAVGKLKPELRTLVTLHYVDGYSIQEMAEALGIPENTVKTRMRSARRQLGRTILLERGAE